The Pleuronectes platessa chromosome 11, fPlePla1.1, whole genome shotgun sequence DNA segment CCTGACCTCGAAACTGGCAGGTTTGTACATTCAGAGTAAGAATACAGAAATAGAAACCCGGTTTATAAGGGAACACACTTAGTTTTACTTCCTCATAGTTAAGTTAAGGGATGTTAATTAAGTTTTTCATAAAGACATTAATAACAGGatcacttcctctgtctcctaCACGTGCTACGGAGCTCCTGAGGGGAGTTAATTTAAAATATCATGTAGTCACAGATGTAAGTAAACAAAATTGATTGTGAAGAGTGATTGGTGATCTGGGCTGTTTTTAGATTAGTTTCTGAGAAATTGTCAAGATTGATCACATTTCAATAATAGAAGTTGGGTTGGATACTTAACATGTTGATTTCTTGTGGATTTCAGAACAATATGACACCTTTGTGAAGTTCACACACGATCAGTTAATGCGACGATTCGGGGAGCAACCTGCGAGCTGTGAGTAGTTTTCATTACATCAGTGTTAACACCCTTGTGTTTCATGGAATGACTTAACTTGACAAAGTGTTAGATCTCAGTGTGAGCTCTgcctttttaaagttttaaagtaaCGAGTGtggttttttctgtgtttttgtttcatctccatctgctccagatgtttcctGAGTGGGACACAGACACGTCTGCAAGACAGCCTCCTCTTGCTGCCAGCTGTCATGTGATAtttcaagaaagaaagaaaaaatgctCATCATTGTAAGAGATTCAGTTTAGCTAGTTTAAATCAAACTTTTCTTACTGTGCCATATTTCTGTCTTTGGGCAAAGGTTTATATGAAGCTGTTGTTACCACTCTGTTGTAAGCAACTAGGTCCTAATGTAACTGAATGGACCCTATCTCTACCAGTGGCCTATGTTCCTCCTGCTGTACGTATCTACAGTTATCTCACTTTTGTAATGATTCCCAGCATTCCAGGCTTTGTcacttgtttctctttgttACATGTAAATACGATAAAGCAGCGCAGAGTTTAAAACAAGGTTTGCTGGTCAATCTGAAAGGAAgtggaagaaacacagctgaACAGGGAGAATGTTTGCAGTTCGTCCTCTGTTCATCGCTTTTTAAATTGAGAATAACGTGGgcaagtttctttttttttcctctccctaccagtgttttatttattttgacttttgttttgcTGGTATCATTTTGAAACCAATGTACTTATTggggaaaaaacaataaatctttTAAGAGTTCAGAGTCGTATTTGTGCATGACAGACAAAAACCTCGTCCCCTCATGTAACTGCATTGTATGAAAAAACTCACTGATCGCAAATCTCAGTTTTACAATTAACTGCTCACTCTAAACATGTATCTAAGCTGTGCTTCCTGTAAAATGAGGAAATGCTGAATTCAGATTTCCTCTAGTATGATGGAGTATTGTGGCCACTTGAAGATGGAAAAGTGGGGCTTAGAAGTTggcattttcaaataaaatggaATTACATTCCCCTTTCTGGAATACAGCACCAGATATTACAGATCTGCATCCTGAGATATAAAGTAGTATTTTCTTAGTTTGTTCTCTCAAAGTTATTAATACAAGTATTCATAGCCATTCGCTACATATCTTTTATtagcaaaacaaacattaacaaataTAGATCCAACTTCCACTTGATAAGCGCCACAGTAAACGGAGACGCTCAGGTCTTTTCTTCCGGTGGTCAGCAGCCCCCCCAGGTGAGTCGAGCCACATGGTCCGTCTTCTGCTTGGTGGATTTAATGAAGCCCAGAAACTCGAGTTCCGATACGGCTTGGATGAAACGAGCGCTGGAGACGAAGATAAGGAACAAAGGTTTCTGAAAAGTGGACTAAACTACAGCCAGTGTCGATCAATCCTGAACTACTACATGTAGCAACATGTGCAAATGTTATTGACAGTTACCTAAGTGTATGTCTTCATCACAGCCACTGTTTACAATTTATAGTTTGCACCGACACAACAAGACTCCTTAAGTCTTGGTTATGTCATTTGACCGTTTGCCTTATGTTCATTTCACCCAACGACTTAAACATAAAGCAAGTATGACAATAGAAGAAACATGATGGAAGGATACTGTTTGACTTGATCCACTTTCCCAAAATCTTCAGAATCTGGATCGTTACCCTCCGCTCCAGAAACCACGGTGGCGTaagcctgaaaacaaacaaacacgttcATGCACGTGTCCAAAGTCTTATCTTCAGATCAATAAGGTGACATCAGTTGTTAGGATCAATTGAGACAGAAAGGTAAGGTTGAAGGGttacaaatatttatatttttctttacagAGGCTTGTTGCCCTGTTAACAAGTTAGGTTACTTGTAAATCAGcttaataaataatgatttaaaatacaaactcaCTTCTAGCCAATCAAAGAGGTTGATGAGTCTGCCGCACTCCAGGTGCAGCTTGTAAGCGATGCAGATATCAGGAGCAGCATTAGAGACCGACCCGTCCTCGGTCTTCAGGCTGTCATTCTGAAAGGAAAGTCAAGAGTTAAGATGACTTGACATTTTGAGGTTTTCCCAAAGcatgtatcacacacacaaacatataaaacTATTTTTGGGAGTTAGCTTCAGTCCTGCATGTGTAACCTCCAGTCACCCCTCTTGAGCTGTACCTGGATGTAGTAGTAGGGGGTGTTGAGAGCAGCCTGAATGGAGGTGCGAGGTGTAGCGTTGAGGTGGCGTCTCACTGTGGCAGACGAGCTGTAGTAGCAGACTTCGTTCAGGGTCTGAGACTCTGGGGGAGACAGGTGACTCCTGGGTGGGAGAGAGATGTTTGGAATATCATTATTTTATCGTATTGAATTCAATTAAACTTAAAGTGGAGCAGGTAACTGATCTGTCTTACTTCACTAGGCCATCGATAAAATCAATGGCTTCATTGCGTAGAACCTCAAACGGACTGAGTTTCTTGGATCTCCGAGACTCATTCAGCTCCAGCAGCGTCTGGAAAACACGACAATGTCCAGTTTATTTATGCAAGTATGAATGACATCACTGGAGTGGGGAATCTTTTCACAGAAAACTCGTCAAGTTGACATGTTCCCTTAAAAATCCAGATGAGTTACCTTCTGCAGCTGGAAGAgatctgttttcttttgaaggTTTTTCACTGGAGACGTGAAGCTCTCTTCCACATCAGGGACAGATTCAACAGCTGCCTTCGCTGCTGCCAAGATGAAAACGAAAGACAAGAATGAGCAAGTAGGGACATACTATTTCCGTTGCCTATTTCATTAACTTTAATAATGAATTGAGAAAAGATGCAACCATATTTTTATACTTACTGTCCAACTGCTTGAATTTGATGAGCATCTCCTCAAGCTGGTTAAGAGcgttcttcatcttctttgaCTTGACCTGCTGCAGAATCTCAGCACACCTCTGAAGCAGCATGACCAGCTCTTCTTTCGCCAGCATCCTGGGAGGAAAACCCACAGGAAGTTTATGACTGAACGGTACTTGGGATTCAGACCTGGGATGCTGTGGTTTGATCAGGGGAGCGACAGACTCATTTTACCAAACATTAATCTGTCCACCAGGAGGTGCAATAAACACAACATATCAAAAAATAGAGCATCTTAAAACAGTAGGCAGGAATTTATGTGACTACAGTtactgtgttttatattttttatgtctGACTTCTATTTGTTGGTAACATACATATTATTTATGGAAGCTTACTTCAGAAGCTTCATGGCCGACTGGTAATCTTCATTCTCCCACACGTTCTTCTCGAGGCAAATTAAATGGAGCTCCCTGATCTGCAGCACAAAGACCACTTCAGTAAAAAAAATCCCACACCAGCACAGCAACAGAACAAAACGTGGTTATAGTCAAATTAGCTGgttcaaaagtatttttttaaaattttgttTTATACAAAGAGCTCAGAGTTCATGCCTGTTTCCCGAGAGGGTAGCGAGGTAATGACGAGGCCAGCGTGTGGAGGCATCTCAGGACGGGGTAGTAGTTCTTGTGGTATTTGCGAAGGTCTTTTATCAGCCTCTGACACACATCCTGAAAACAGAGGGTCAGCTGAGGTGTTATATTGGGGCCAGATATCTGCATTATTCTTGGCTAGTGCCtcaggaggagagaaaatacaaagaaTGTACCTTTAAATAACCATCGTCCTTCAACAGACGAACCTGCTCCTCAGTTTCCTGCCTCTCTACATACCTGGGAAAAAAGGTTAAGtctgttttacatttgaaaaggtGAAAAGCAAaccattaaacaaacaaaacaatatttaaactttattacATCACGATAGAATTTGAAGTTATCCAGAGTGTTCACAaaattcaaaagcaattttgTTATTGAAACGTTTTCAATTCTacatagaaataaagaaataaatcttTGGACCCAGGTGAAATACAAATTGGGTTTGTACCTCTTGAACGACGGCAGCTGTCTGATCCTCTCCAGGTCGCGGACACTGAGCTGTGTCACGTTCAGAAGAGCCTCCTTCTTCGCACAGCACAAAACGCTCAGAGGCTGCGAGTGAAAGTGCTCCAGCAGAGCCAGCtgcacaaagtcacacacacacacacacacaaggcactTCTGAGTCAGATCTTCAGACAAGGCGACAAAAGCAGAGGGAAGACTGATAAAGCATTTAGGAGCATCTCTGTACCTGAACCCCCTTGATGAAGTTTCTCACTGAGAAATCGTGGTAGAGGAAAATGCTGATCAGCACCTGCATCACTTTGCCATTGAGCTTAAACGGGAACTGATGTGTCAGGATAAACTGGAAGTAGACAagacaa contains these protein-coding regions:
- the orc3 gene encoding origin recognition complex subunit 3 isoform X2: MSTSSVSKGCFVFKPSAKKKKKQLSLEDHFTDGCEGAENSEVRFKLCQLLWERIKTDTEVLQDELNRKVLDSLLDLTRKCSSTRQHSDWASKMRASEIPTAALVLGVNVPDHDMTFQSLSEQLQQSVTPHVASVQAKECGTLKHLMKRVLEKLTGTDVAVDDDEEEEEAEQTSAPLLKGAHCSLGTLCDWYNTKRKKSSGGTPGKKRSSPAKDEQQQPPVVIIFKDLEAFNPRVLQSFILICSLYIERLPLMFIFGIATSPSTIQHMLPHSVSSLLCIELFQSLSCTQHLATVIDKFILTHQFPFKLNGKVMQVLISIFLYHDFSVRNFIKGVQLALLEHFHSQPLSVLCCAKKEALLNVTQLSVRDLERIRQLPSFKRYVERQETEEQVRLLKDDGYLKDVCQRLIKDLRKYHKNYYPVLRCLHTLASSLPRYPLGKQIRELHLICLEKNVWENEDYQSAMKLLKMLAKEELVMLLQRCAEILQQVKSKKMKNALNQLEEMLIKFKQLDTKAAVESVPDVEESFTSPVKNLQKKTDLFQLQKTLLELNESRRSKKLSPFEVLRNEAIDFIDGLVKSHLSPPESQTLNEVCYYSSSATVRRHLNATPRTSIQAALNTPYYYIQNDSLKTEDGSVSNAAPDICIAYKLHLECGRLINLFDWLEAYATVVSGAEGNDPDSEDFGKVDQVKHARFIQAVSELEFLGFIKSTKQKTDHVARLTWGGC
- the orc3 gene encoding origin recognition complex subunit 3 isoform X1, whose product is MSTSSVSKGCFVFKPSAKKKKKQLSLEDHFTDGCEGAENSEVRFKLCQLLWERIKTDTEVLQDELNRKVLDSLLDLTRKCSSTRQHSDWASKMRASEIPTAALVLGVNVPDHDMTFQSLSEQLQQSVTPHVASVQAKECGTLKHLMKRVLEKLTGTDVAVDDDEEEEEAEQTSAPLLKGAHCSLGTLCDWYNTKRKKSSGGTPGKKRSSPAKDEQQQPPVVIIFKDLEAFNPRVLQSFILICSLYIERLPLMFIFGIATSPSTIQHMLPHSVSSLLCIELFQSLSCTQHLATVIDKFILTHQFPFKLNGKVMQVLISIFLYHDFSVRNFIKGVQLALLEHFHSQPLSVLCCAKKEALLNVTQLSVRDLERIRQLPSFKRYVERQETEEQVRLLKDDGYLKDVCQRLIKDLRKYHKNYYPVLRCLHTLASSLPRYPLGKQIRELHLICLEKNVWENEDYQSAMKLLKMLAKEELVMLLQRCAEILQQVKSKKMKNALNQLEEMLIKFKQLDTAKAAVESVPDVEESFTSPVKNLQKKTDLFQLQKTLLELNESRRSKKLSPFEVLRNEAIDFIDGLVKSHLSPPESQTLNEVCYYSSSATVRRHLNATPRTSIQAALNTPYYYIQNDSLKTEDGSVSNAAPDICIAYKLHLECGRLINLFDWLEAYATVVSGAEGNDPDSEDFGKVDQVKHARFIQAVSELEFLGFIKSTKQKTDHVARLTWGGC